In the genome of Ensifer sp. WSM1721, the window GGTGAGGAGGACACCATGGCTCATGCAGAGGCACAGGTCGCACACCATGCGGCACATGCGGAACAGCAACAGCACCCGATCAAGCTCTACCTGCTGGTCTGGGGTCTGCTCTTCGTCCTGAGCGCCTTTTCCTACCTCGTCGATTACTTCGGACTGCAGGGCTATCTCCGCTGGTCCCTGATCCTGATCTTCATGATGCTGAAGGCCGGCCTCATCGTCGCCGTGTTCATGCACATGGCCTGGGAGCGCCTGGCGTTGATCTATGCCATCATCCTGCCCCCGCTTCTGGTCCTGGTCTTCGTAGCGCTAATGGTGTCGGAGTCGAACTATATCCTCTTCACGCGCCAACTTTTCTTCGCAGGCGGCGAGTAAAAAGCCGCCGCCGAAGGTCGCGTTCCGGCGACACGGTCTACGGCTGCCTGCCTCGTCGACGAAAAGCCTGTTCTTCGCCGTCGCGCGGGATGGATTTTCTCGTGATATCAGCTAGATGAACGTTCACGTGATCGCGGCCGTCCCCATCCGTGGACCGCATCATTCTGGTCGTGCAGCACGATGATTATGTCGTAGACAGGCTCAAGTCGCGGCGCCGCAGGCTCTAATATCCGGCTTCAAAACTAACCAGGGTCGCAATCAATGGCAGAGTTTCCGCAAAGGGCGAAGGTCGTAATCGTAGGACTGGGTGGCATCGTCGGCGCATCGGTCGCCCACCACCTGATCGAGCGTGGCTGGGACAATATCGTCGGTATCGACAAATCCGGCATCCCGACCGACATCGGCTCCACGGCGCATGCCTCGGACTTCTGCTACACGACGAGCCACGACTATCTTTCGGTCTGGACGACGCAATATTCGATCGAGTTCTTCGACAAGATGGGCCATTACGCCCGCATCGGCGGCCTGGAAGTCGTACGCACCGGCGACGACGCCTGGATGGAGGAGATCAAGCGTAAGCTTTCCTCCGCCAAGGCCTTCGGCACCCGCGCGCACTATGTCTCGCCGGCCGAGATCAAGAAGTTGTTCCCGCTGATCGAGGAAGATCAGGTCATGGGCGGCATGTTCGATCCGGATGCCGGCCTCGTCGTCCCGCGCTCGCAGACGGTCGCCGGCAAGCTGGTCGATGCGGCGGAAAAATCCGGCAAGCTGCAGATCTTCGGCAATACGCCGGCAACTTCGCTCCTCGTCGAAAACGGCCGCATCAAGGGTGTCGTCACCCATCGCGGCACGATCATGGCCGACCATGTGGTCGTCTGCGCCGGCATCTGGGGCCGCCTGATCGCCGAAATGGTCGGCGAAGACCTGCCGGTCATGCCGGTCGACCATCCGCTCACCTTCTTCGGCCCGTACAACGAATTCGAAGGCACCGGCAAGGAAATCGGCTGGCCGCTGCTGCGCGACCAGGGCAACTCGGCCTATATGCGCGACACCGGCGATCCGAAGACCACCGAAGGCGGCCAGATCGAGTGGGGCTATTACGAGACCACCAATCCGCGCCTCTGCCATCCGCGCGACATTCTCGAAAAGAACGAGGCACGCCTGTCGCCCTCGCAGCGCGACCTCGAGATGGAGCAGATCATCGAGCCGCTCGAGCGCGCCATGGAACTGACGCCGATCCTCGGCGAGCTTGGCTATAACGAGGGCCACTCCTTCAATGGGCTACTGCAGGTATCGGCCGCCGGCGGACCCTCCTGCGGCGAGAGCCAGAAGGTGCGCGGCCTCTGGTACTGCGTCGCCATCTGGGTGAAGGACGGCCCGGGCTACGGCAAGCTGATCGCCGACTGGATGACGGATGGGCGCACCCATACCGACCATGCCTCGATCGACTACGCCCGCTTCTACCCGCACCAGCTTGAAGAGAAGTTTATCGAGGAGCGCTGCTTCGAGGCGGCGCAGAAGATCTACTTCCCGGCCGTGCATCCGCGCGAGCCCTATGCGGGCGGCCGCAACGTCAAACGCTCGCCCTTCTACGAGCGCGAGAAGGAGCTCGGCGGCTACTTCATGGAACTCGGCGGCTGGGAGCGCGCGCACGGCTATGCCGCGAACGAGCACCTCCTGGAAAAATACGGCAACCGCGTTCCGGTGCGCGAGAACGAGTGGGACAACCGCCATTTCTGGCGCGTTTCCAACGCCGAACATCTGGCGATGAGCGAGGATTGCGGCATCGTCAACCTCTCGCACTTCCACATGGTCGACATCGAAGGTCCGGACCACGTCGCGCTTCTCGAGTGGCTTTGCGCCGCCAAGATCGGCGGAGACGGCAATATCGGCAAGGGCATCTACACCCACTTCCTCGATGACGAGGGCATGGTGCGGGCCGACTTCACCGTCTTCCGCATGGCCGACCGCTGCCGTCTCGTGAACGGCGCCGATGCCGGTCCGCGCGACTTCCACTACATGCGCCGTGTCGCCGAAGACCGAGGCCTCGACGTCACCATCACGGACGTTTCGGAGAAGTTCATCACCATCGGCATCTGGGGCCCCAATGCCCGGGAAACGCTGAAGAAGGTGGTTGCCGATCCGGCCGGCGTCGATCCTGAGAACTTCCCCTTCGCCTCGATCAAGCAGATCGAGATCGCCGGCAAGCCGGTCTCCGCCTTCCGCATCTCCTATGTTGGCGAGCAGGGCTGGGAACTGCACATGAAGTACGAGGACGGCTTGGCCGTATGGGATGCGCTGCGCGCCACGGGCGTCATGGCCTTCGGGGTTGAGACCTATGCGAACTCGCGCCGCATGGAAAAGAGCCTGCGCCTGCAGAACGCGGATCTTCTCACCCATTACAACCTCATCGAGGCCGAC includes:
- a CDS encoding cytochrome C oxidase subunit IV family protein; translated protein: MAHAEAQVAHHAAHAEQQQHPIKLYLLVWGLLFVLSAFSYLVDYFGLQGYLRWSLILIFMMLKAGLIVAVFMHMAWERLALIYAIILPPLLVLVFVALMVSESNYILFTRQLFFAGGE
- a CDS encoding FAD-dependent oxidoreductase, whose translation is MAEFPQRAKVVIVGLGGIVGASVAHHLIERGWDNIVGIDKSGIPTDIGSTAHASDFCYTTSHDYLSVWTTQYSIEFFDKMGHYARIGGLEVVRTGDDAWMEEIKRKLSSAKAFGTRAHYVSPAEIKKLFPLIEEDQVMGGMFDPDAGLVVPRSQTVAGKLVDAAEKSGKLQIFGNTPATSLLVENGRIKGVVTHRGTIMADHVVVCAGIWGRLIAEMVGEDLPVMPVDHPLTFFGPYNEFEGTGKEIGWPLLRDQGNSAYMRDTGDPKTTEGGQIEWGYYETTNPRLCHPRDILEKNEARLSPSQRDLEMEQIIEPLERAMELTPILGELGYNEGHSFNGLLQVSAAGGPSCGESQKVRGLWYCVAIWVKDGPGYGKLIADWMTDGRTHTDHASIDYARFYPHQLEEKFIEERCFEAAQKIYFPAVHPREPYAGGRNVKRSPFYEREKELGGYFMELGGWERAHGYAANEHLLEKYGNRVPVRENEWDNRHFWRVSNAEHLAMSEDCGIVNLSHFHMVDIEGPDHVALLEWLCAAKIGGDGNIGKGIYTHFLDDEGMVRADFTVFRMADRCRLVNGADAGPRDFHYMRRVAEDRGLDVTITDVSEKFITIGIWGPNARETLKKVVADPAGVDPENFPFASIKQIEIAGKPVSAFRISYVGEQGWELHMKYEDGLAVWDALRATGVMAFGVETYANSRRMEKSLRLQNADLLTHYNLIEADLARPKVKEADFRGKAKHVEYKAREHQPAMLCTLVMTEDTDRKGVKRYPVGNLPVMDPETGKVLVDELGRRSYTTSIAYGPTIGKNIALAYLPWSYCQVGRKLHVEYFAETYPVEVAGVGYKPLYDPENLKPRT